One Amaranthus tricolor cultivar Red isolate AtriRed21 chromosome 1, ASM2621246v1, whole genome shotgun sequence DNA window includes the following coding sequences:
- the LOC130817975 gene encoding pentatricopeptide repeat-containing protein At3g18020, whose translation MNRILTVRCQLNAKPKLELYRKAIRFSNHMQAQKSVEKIEEEDILSGESIENGAFWTRKIHKLCIDGNVDKALRLLGRLRLHGYRPHSLNLSSIIHALCWSQRYAEAHQRFLFFIASQCIPDERTCNVLIARLLDSRTPHVTFHLVRQLINVNPEFVPSLMNYNRLIDQFCKLPEPRVAHRILFDMLDRGHCPTVISYTTLINGYYTYGEMGAAFKVFDEMSEKGVTPNSLTYSVLLGGVLVNGDAQLRKDLMSKLWEQMINVDNPSINCAAFANLINSLSKEGYFDEIFEISEDMPQGSSIPTEFSYAQMVDSLCRAGRHHGASRIVYIMRKKGYKPSMAAYNSIIHGLSKDGGCMRAFQLFQEGIEFGYVPSEYTYKILVESLCQAGDIYKAKEVLQYFLNQKTADQTRIYNIYIKALCFIDNATELLNTLISMLQAQCKPDLITLNTVINGLCKMGKIHDAMEVFNDMILGKFCAPDVITFTTIIRGLLNAGKTKEALVLLHEKMPERHLVPSVVTYNAVIQGLFKLQKANEAMEIYRAMVLQGVIADSTTHTIIIDGLCEAGSLDEAKRFWDEKIWPSKIHDHFVYASILKGFCRLDRFDEACDFLYELVDCGVSPNIFNYNILLDTACNLGLKRQAYQIVGEMRKNGLSPDAVSWRILDKLHKNSQL comes from the exons ATGAATCGAATCTTAACTGTTCGCTGTCAATTAAATGCAAAACCGAAATTGGAATTGTATAGAAAAG CAATTAGATTTTCAAACCATATGCAAGCGCAGAAATCAGTGGAAAAAATCGAGGAAGAAGACATTTTGAGTGGTGAAAGCATAGAAAATGGGGCATTTTGGACTAGAAAGATTCATAAACTATGCATTGATGGAAATGTTGATAAGGCCCTTCGTCTGTTGGGTCGCCTTCGCCTCCATGGATATCGTCCACACTCGCTAAATCTAAGCAGTATAATCCATGCCCTTTGTTGGTCCCAACGCTATGCTGAGGCTCATCAGCGGTTCCTATTCTTTATTGCTTCTCAATGCATCCCGGATGAGCGCACTTGCAATGTTCTCATTGCTCGATTACTTGATTCTCGTACTCCACATGTTACATTTCATTTGGTTCGACAATTGATCAATGTAAACCCCGAGTTTGTTCCCTCTTTGATGAATTATAATCgtttaattgatcaattttgCAAACTCCCAGAGCCTCGTGTAGCTCatagaattttgtttgatatgCTTGATAGGGGTCATTGTCCTACTGTTATTTCCTACACTACTTTGATTAACGGGTACTACACGTATGGTGAAATGGGCGCAGCATTTAAGGTTTTTGATGAGATGTCTGAGAAGGGTGTAACCCCTAATTCGTTGACTTATAGTGTTTTGCTTGGTGGGGTTTTGGTCAATGGTGATGCACAGCTCAGGAAGGACTTGATGAGTAAACTCTGGGAGCAGATGATAAATGTTGATAATCCCTCAATCAACTGTGCTGCCTTTGCCAATCTTATTAATTCTTTGAGTAAGGAAGgatattttgatgaaattttcgaAATTTCTGAGGATATGCCTCAAGGTAGTAGTATTCCTACGGAATTTTCTTATGCTCAAATGGTAGATTCTTTGTGCAGAGCTGGTAGGCATCATGGGGCATCAAGGATAGTGTATATAATGAGAAAAAAAGGTTATAAACCAAGCATGGCAGCATATAATTCTATCATTCACGGATTAAGCAAGGATGGGGGATGTATGAGGGCTTTCCAACTATTTCAAGAAGGAATTGAATTTGGTTATGTTCCATCTGAATATACGTACAAGATCTTGGTAGAAAGTCTTTGTCAAGCTGGTGATATATACAAGGCAAAGGAGGTACTGCAATATTTTCTCAATCAGAAAACTGCAGACCAAACAAGAATCTATAATATCTATATCAAAGCTCTTTGTTTTATCGACAATGCAACGGAGCTCCTAAACACGCTTATTTCCATGCTTCAGGCGCAATGTAAGCCTGATTTGATCACTCTAAATACTGTTATTAATGGGTTATGCAAGATGGGAAAGATTCATGACGCTATGGAAGTATTTAATGACATGATACTTGGCAAATTTTGTGCACCTGATGTCATAACATTTACTACTATTATTCGTGGGTTATTGAATGCTGGAAAAACCAAAGAAGCTCTTGTTCTGTTGCATGAGAAAATGCCTGAAAGACATCTTGTACCAAGTGTTGTAACTTATAATGCTGTTATTCAAGGGTTATTTAAGCTTCAAAAGGCTAATGAAGCTATGGAGATTTACAGAGCCATGGTTCTCCAAGGTGTGATTGCTGATAGCACCACACATACTATTATCATTGATGGGCTTTGCGAGGCTGGTAGTTTAGATGAGGCCAAAAGATTTTGGGATGAAAAAATATGGCCCTCCAAGATTCATGACCACTTTGTTTATGCTTCCATTCTGAAAGGGTTTTGCCGATTGGATAGATTCGATGAGGCTTGTGACTTCTTATATGAACTAGTAGACTGTGGGGTGTCACCTAATATTTTCAACTACAACATTTTACTTGATACCGCTTGTAACTTGGGTTTGAAGAGGCAAGCTTATCAAATAGTGGGAGAGATGAGGAAGAATGGGTTATCTCCAGATGCTGTCTCTTGGAGGATCCTTGacaaattacacaaaaattCACAACTATAA